Proteins from one Panicum virgatum strain AP13 chromosome 7K, P.virgatum_v5, whole genome shotgun sequence genomic window:
- the LOC120639570 gene encoding 21 kDa protein-like, protein MRRRHHHHHLPLLACLLVLASAAASPAKAKPPSASAVAPAIAVDFVRRSCRSTRYPRVCESTLVPCAPTVGRSPRRLARAALVVGADRAHNCSAYIRAGKGAMEDCAELARDAEERLRRSAAEMERMGRAGTPRFAWSLANVQTWASAALTDTDTCLDSLAQARGKVDGGAVKRRVVAVAEATSNALALVNRLDPAPHRLLL, encoded by the coding sequence ATGAGgcggcgccaccaccaccaccaccttcccCTGCTCGCCTGCCTCTTGGTCCTCGCCTCGGCCGCGGCATCGCCGGCGAAGGCCAAGCCCCCTTCTGCCTCCGCGGTCGCCCCGGCCATCGCGGTGGACTTCGTGCGCCGCTCGTGCCGCTCGACGCGGTACCCGCGCGTGTGCGAGAGCACCCTGGTGCCCTgcgcgcccaccgtggggcgcAGCCCGCGGCGcctggcgcgggcggcgctggtggtgggCGCCGACCGCGCGCACAACTGCTCCGCCTACATCCGGGCCGGCAAGGGCGCCATGGAGGACTGCGCCGAGCTGGCGCGCGACGCCGAGGAGCGGctgcggcggtcggcggcggagatggAGCGGATGGGGCGCGCGGGCACCCCGCGCTTCGCGTGGTCGCTCGCCAACGTGCAGACCTGGGCCAGCGCCGCGCTCACCGACACCGACACCTGCCTCGACTCGCTCGCCCAGGCCCGCGGCAaggtggacggcggcgccgtCAAGAGGCGGGTGGTGGCCGTCGCGGAGGCCACCAGCAACGCGCTCGCGCTCGTCAACAGGCTCGACCCGGCGCCGCACCGCCTGCTGCTGTAG